One Panicum virgatum strain AP13 chromosome 3N, P.virgatum_v5, whole genome shotgun sequence DNA segment encodes these proteins:
- the LOC120665435 gene encoding KH domain-containing protein At1g09660/At1g09670-like isoform X1: MDERIPPPPFFQHSPSGVHSSPHRHNSMWSCSSNAERYLAALLAERQKLAPFVQVLPFCTRLLNQEILRASSLPPIQTFVEPERIDHGSPLRFAGQPMNGQDLDLYGWSGMQTENVGVLQSPSMVWNGAPGVVGSPVVKKVVRIDVPIDKYPNYNFVGRLLGPRGNSLKRVEATTQCRVYIRGRGSVKDSVKEDKLRDKPGYEHLNDPLHVLVEAEFPADVVDARLNQAVAIMEDLLKPVDESMDYYKKQQLRELAILNGTLMEESPSPHLSPSVSPFNSTGMKRAKTGR; encoded by the exons ATGGATGAGAGGATCCCACCGCCCCCTTTCTTCCAGCACTCACCATCTGGTGTCCATTCTTCCCCTCATCGCCACAACTCCATGTGGTCTTGTTCCTCTAATGCGGAGAG ATACCTTGCTGCGTTACTTGCGGAGAGGCAGAAATTAGCGCCTTTCGTGCAAGTTCTCCCATTTTGTACCAGGCTTCTAAACCAAG AAATTTTGCGGGCATCTTCTTTGCCACCTATCCAAACTTTTGTTGAACCTGAGAGAATTGATCATGGTAGTCCCTTAAGATTTGCTGGCCAACCTATGAATGGTCAAGACTTGGATCTATATGGATGGTCGGGAATGCAAACAGAG aatgtAGGAGTACTCCAATCCCCATCCATGGTATGGAATGGTGCTCCGGGAGTAGTTGGCAGCCCTGTCGTGAAAAAGGTTGTCAGGATTGATGTTCCAATTGACAAGTATCCCAAT TACAACTTTGTTGGCCGTTTGTTGGGGCCACGAGGAAACTCGCTGAAAAGAGTTGAAGCTACAACCCAATGTAGAGTATATATTCGTGGACGGGGTTCAGTGAAAGATTCTGTTAAG GAAGATAAGCTGAGAGACAAGCCTGGCTATGAGCACTTAAATGACCCACTACATGTGCTTGTGGAAGCTGAGTTCCCAGCAGATGTTGTTGATGCACGACTAAACCAAGCTGTGGCCATAATGGAGGATCTTCTCAAACCAGTT GATGAGTCCATGGATTACTACAAGAAGCAACAGCTGAGGGAATTGGCTATACTTAATGGCACTCTAATGGAGGAAAGCCCAAGCCCCCATCTTAGTCCCAGTGTATCCCCCTTTAATTCTACTGGGATGAAGCGTGCGAAGACAGGGCGGTGA
- the LOC120665435 gene encoding KH domain-containing protein At1g09660/At1g09670-like isoform X2, translating to MDERIPPPPFFQHSPSGVHSSPHRHNSMWSCSSNAERYLAALLAERQKLAPFVQVLPFCTRLLNQEILRASSLPPIQTFVEPERIDHGSPLRFAGQPMNGQDLDLYGWSGMQTENVGVLQSPSMVWNGAPGVVGSPVVKKVVRIDVPIDKYPNEDKLRDKPGYEHLNDPLHVLVEAEFPADVVDARLNQAVAIMEDLLKPVDESMDYYKKQQLRELAILNGTLMEESPSPHLSPSVSPFNSTGMKRAKTGR from the exons ATGGATGAGAGGATCCCACCGCCCCCTTTCTTCCAGCACTCACCATCTGGTGTCCATTCTTCCCCTCATCGCCACAACTCCATGTGGTCTTGTTCCTCTAATGCGGAGAG ATACCTTGCTGCGTTACTTGCGGAGAGGCAGAAATTAGCGCCTTTCGTGCAAGTTCTCCCATTTTGTACCAGGCTTCTAAACCAAG AAATTTTGCGGGCATCTTCTTTGCCACCTATCCAAACTTTTGTTGAACCTGAGAGAATTGATCATGGTAGTCCCTTAAGATTTGCTGGCCAACCTATGAATGGTCAAGACTTGGATCTATATGGATGGTCGGGAATGCAAACAGAG aatgtAGGAGTACTCCAATCCCCATCCATGGTATGGAATGGTGCTCCGGGAGTAGTTGGCAGCCCTGTCGTGAAAAAGGTTGTCAGGATTGATGTTCCAATTGACAAGTATCCCAAT GAAGATAAGCTGAGAGACAAGCCTGGCTATGAGCACTTAAATGACCCACTACATGTGCTTGTGGAAGCTGAGTTCCCAGCAGATGTTGTTGATGCACGACTAAACCAAGCTGTGGCCATAATGGAGGATCTTCTCAAACCAGTT GATGAGTCCATGGATTACTACAAGAAGCAACAGCTGAGGGAATTGGCTATACTTAATGGCACTCTAATGGAGGAAAGCCCAAGCCCCCATCTTAGTCCCAGTGTATCCCCCTTTAATTCTACTGGGATGAAGCGTGCGAAGACAGGGCGGTGA